GGGGCGGGCCCGCGTCGGCCTTCCTCTTTCCCGCCATCGCCACCGGCATCGCCCTGCTGCTGCACCTGCTGCCGCGCATCGACCCGCGGCGCGCGCACTGGGACAAGTTCCGCGACGAGATGGGCCTCATCGTCATGCTCGTGGTGCTGTTCCTGGGGTGGATCCAGACGGTGGCGCTCGGCTCGGCGCTGGGGTGGAAGCTCGACATGACGCGGTCCGTGCTGGTGGGGATGGGGCTGTTCCTGGCGGCCATCGGCAACTACCTGCCGCGCATCCGCTCCAACTGGTGGATGGGTATCCGCACACCGTGGACGCTGGAGAGCGAGCGCGTCTGGCGCGAGACGCACCGCGTGGGCGGGCGCGTGTTCGTGCTCGCGGGGCTGGCGGTCGCGGCGGCGGCGTTCCTCCCCGAGCCGTTCTGCCCCGCCGTTCCCATCGCCGCGATGGGCGCGGCGGGGCTGGTGCCCGTCGTCTACTCCTACGTCGCCTGGCGCCGCGAGTCCGCCCACCGCGCGGGGTGAGCCGGGGA
The sequence above is drawn from the Longimicrobium sp. genome and encodes:
- a CDS encoding SdpI family protein, which gives rise to MKNRWITAALLAALWVFAAVAYPRLPARIPTHWNVRGQADGWGGPASAFLFPAIATGIALLLHLLPRIDPRRAHWDKFRDEMGLIVMLVVLFLGWIQTVALGSALGWKLDMTRSVLVGMGLFLAAIGNYLPRIRSNWWMGIRTPWTLESERVWRETHRVGGRVFVLAGLAVAAAAFLPEPFCPAVPIAAMGAAGLVPVVYSYVAWRRESAHRAG